The Callithrix jacchus isolate 240 chromosome 7, calJac240_pri, whole genome shotgun sequence DNA window atcttcttatgttatccaggctggtcttggactcctgagctcaagctctgttcctgccttggtttctcaagtagcttggactataggggTGCACTAAACCTGAGTTTTGAAAGATGCTTTGGAAGAGTTCAAATGGGACAAGCAAGTAGAGGAAATGCAGCTTGTGTGGCCACAGTGGAGGATGCCAAGTGGGAGGACATGAACTATGGGTTGGAGGGAGTTGACAGCCTGAACCAATGGGTGGTGGggatgtggaggaggaggagtgggttTCAGAGGCATTTTCAGAGAAGAAGGGAATAAGAAGGGGGCTCAGTgcgggaaaggagagaaggaaggaagagaggaagagacagaaggtCAGGGAATTCCTGACTTGTGAGCTCTAGTTTCCCTATGGACTAGAATATGGGTCACCCAGCAAGAGTGAACATGGGACTGGCATGGGAGGTAAGGGCCAGCTGAGTTTGTGGCATCCATGGGTATTTTCATCAGCTGCCCTTGGCTTCCAGGTTCAGAAGACGAGGCAGAGCTTGCAGCCACCTTGAGGGGGAGAttggggctgggtgctgtgggagGGCAGGTCAGGAAAGTCTGAGGGTGTAGACAACAGCATCGTGCCACTGTAGCTTCCAGGCAGGTGGAAAAGGAGAGGAGGttaggtgggagggagggagagggtgagTGAGAAGAAGGTCACAGTCAAGCACAGAGCTGGTGAGAGCTGAGGGGATCCCTGACAAAATCAGCCCACTGACTGTGAGACGTTAACCAGGTCTTCTCCAAGGTTGCTAAATTCTAAAATGAGACAATACCTTCCTCCCAGGCTTAAATGTGACAACATATATAAAGGCCTTGACCCCAAAGGCCTTCAGCAATGTGTTACACTGAAAACTGTCAAATGAACAGAAGTTGCAGACCCAGAGGAGGCTCAGTCAGTGTCCTTTTTCATACTCACCTTTGAGCTGGGGGTGCCTGCTCAGGGCCTGGCCCACCGAAGGCACTGAGCAGAGGTTTAGGAGGCGACATGAGGTAACGGTGAAGACACGAGGGATGCTGCCTGCTTGCTGTAGGATCAGCCGAGCCTCACTTTCTCCTTGGCAGATGGAGATCGTGGCAGTCCCTGCTTCGTAGGTTGAAAGGATTCAATGAGGCAGGTGTGAGACGCAGATGCTATTGGCCATCCTGCCCTATCCCCTCAGCACCTCACGTTCCTGAAGGCCCGATGGCTTCCCACTTTTCTCTGGTCACAGGTGCATGCTGAGCACACCTGTGGACCAGAAGTGACAAAGAGGTAGAACTTCCACTAGCCAAAGACAGAAGTCAGAGCATAAAGACATTGtttgactgggtgcggtggctcatgcctgtaatcttagcactttgagaagccaaggcaggcagattgcttgagtccaggagttagagaccagcctgggcaacacggagaaacctcatctctactaaaaatacaaaaatttgctgggcatggtggcatgcatctgtagtcccagctactcaggaggctgagacaggagaattacttgaacccaggaaatggaagttgcagtgaaccaagatcgtgccactgcactccagcctgggtgacagagtgagaccctgtcaaaaaaaaaaaaagaaaaagaaaaagaaaaaaagacccagcttctttgctttgcagGTAATGCAAGTCAGGTGTGTTCCATGCAGCCTCCCAGGCTCCCCAGCAGAGTAAAATACCAGTTTCCCACAAAGGCAACCTGCTCATGAATGCACGTTTTgatttccctcccttcctcatctCACTTCCTCACTCCCCTCCTGGCGCTTCCTGGGATCACCTCCTAATTGAGTATCCGTGCTCAAATTCCTGTCTCAGGGTCCTGCTGGAATCCAATCCAAGAGAGCTTATAAAGTGCCTGACAGAAAGAGGACACTTGATAAATGCTAGCCCGCTCACTAATGTGAAAGCATCACGGAGGCAGAAGACATCATTTGGATATGGCTGTCTCCCCAGGTCCAGATTCTGGCAGAGAGGGCACCTAATACATATGTGTTGAATAAATCAATAGACATGCTCCTCCCGCCACCCTGTCCTTCCCAGCCCTCCCTTTCCCTAGTCGAACTCTCCTTTCTCCCAGTCccacattttctctcttgctgctcttTTTGTTCTCTCCTGGAGGAAGGATGCTCTGGGCCCAAATATCCCTCTGCTGTCCCTAAAGTTCCACTCTGGAAAGGAGCCCTCCTGCAGAATTGTGACATCACTGTGCGCTAGCCAATGGCTGTCTGCCTAAGCTGGGTCCCTGGTCTCCTGGGACCACTAGCCCTCTGTTGACAGGGAGAAGCCAATATCTCCTGCAAGGACCCCTTAATCTTCAGGGCAGCTCCCAGAGCATGGACCCCTCCTGATTCCATGGTTAGCCTGATGCTCCTCACAGTCAATCTGCTCCTGGGCCAGAGATGCAGTCTGAAGGTGTCAGGGCAAGAGAGTGTAGCCACGCTGAAGAAACTGGTGTCCAAGCGGCTGCAGGTGCCTGAGGAGCAGCAGCACCTGCTTTTCCACGGCCAGCTCCTGGAGGATGACAAGTGCCTCTCGGACTACTGCATCAGGCCCAGTGCCTCTGTCAATGTCATCATGAGGTCCGTGGAGAAGATGGCGCTAAAGGAGGCCCACCAGGCTCAGGCTCAGCCCCTGTGGCACCAGCTGGGACTGGTCCTAACTAAACACTTTGAACCACAGGACGCCAAGGCCGTGCTGcagctgctgaggcaggagcacgAGGAGCGCCTGCAGAAGATAAGCCTGGAGGACCTGGAGCAGCTGGCCCAGTACCTCCTGGCAGAGGAGCAGCATGTGAAGCCAGCTGGAGAGAGGGAGCTCGAGGCCCAGGGACAGCCTCAGAGCTCCTGCAacgtggaggaggaggaggaggaggaggaggaggaggaggaggaggaggaggaggcggcggcggcggcggctgcggctgcggctgATCAGTAAACAGGCAGTCCTACCCATTTGCATGCTAAAATTCTCCTGGCCTCATCCTTCTGCATTCCCTGGTGACTTTTCCTACTACTTCCTGCTGATGTGGATGCATCCACACCCCTTTTCGAACCTTCAAAGCAGCTGAAGGGTTTTTGGATTCCTGTCCCCTCTTAGGCCTGGGGTCCTCCCTCTGAAATGCGGAGTGACCCAACCCTCTTCACCATCCTTCCCCTAGAAGGGTTCTGATAACCAGAGGGCAGCCCCAGAGGCTGCAGTCCCCTCCTGTGCTGGCAGCTTTGCCCATGCACACCCAGCAGCTCCCCAGGCTGCCAGCGGCCCTGGCCAGGGGTCACCATGGCTCTAGGCAGACCCTCTTTCTCCTTTGGAACAGAAAGACAGTGTGAGTTCATTTTCCTCCATCCTCAGACCATGATGCCCTAGGCTCCCCAACAGCCAAGAGGAGAGGGATGTCAGGTAGCTGCCCCTTGCTTTCTGGGTGAGGCTGTCCCTGCTGTTTGCCTTCTTGTGCTTCCAGCTTAAGGGACAGGCCCAGCAGAAGTGGGAGTGGGAGGaaagcatctactgtgtgccaggcctgggGTCCTGAGGGAAACAGATACAGACCAAGAATAGCAGTAAACTGAGCCTCAGGCAGAAAGACTTCAGCAAAGTCGCACACTCCCTGTGGCCAGCGTGAACAGAGCCATGCCCCACCCTCCCAGACTGAGGAGTCCGTAGGTGTCACAGCTCCCATTACCTGCCCAGCACTGCCCTAGGCTCCCCAGAAGGAAAAATGGTCTCTGTCAGTCAGGATTCTTCCCCTCACCGATCACACAGCCTAGACTCAGAGAACCAGTTTACATGTGAAGAGTAGAGCAGCGACACAAAACTGGAGTCCAGTCTGTGTGACTGAATGCCCAGGGGCTTCACAGGGTCCTGTGCTCAGCGCAGAAGGGCCAGCCCCTTGCAGACTACAAGAAAAGCCAGGCCCTTTACTCTGCTCCTGGAGTGAGAGAGTAGCCTTTGCCAAGGCTGCAGAGTCCCCACACTCTGCGTGTgggtgggagggagtggggagctgGCTGAGAGCCGTGATCctcccttcacttctgaagccCCTGAAATGCTGTTATGCAGAAGTTTGAGTCCtgagtgatggggatggagggagggggtGAAGGAGAATGTTTTGAACGGAACAGGCAGGGCCTGCCTCCCTAGAAAGCATTCTGTCCCTGGCCTGCGGGCCTCCTGGTCCTCTCTTCCTGTCCAAGTCCAGCTGTGTGGGTAACATGCCTTTCCTGTCTGCTGCTCAGGCTTCCCACCTGTTACATGGGCATCCTTATAATAGATCTACTTACCCCAGGAGTGTCTGTGAGGGTTAGAGGCAAAGACTGTTTAACTGGGAGGGGCGTCTTCTAGCGGTGGGCTCAGCAGCAGAGGAAAGCATTCTGTCTGTGGGAGCCTGCTTGGGAGCGCGCATTCCCTCACCTCCCAGAATAGGACAATCTCGTTCAGCTTATGACCCAGCTCCTTTCCTGATGCCCCACCCTTGCCCCAGCCAAGAGAGGAAACCAGGGGCTCTGAGGAGACAAATGACCTCTTTCTGGGGCACCAAGGACCCAGCACACACTGGCTGCAGCCAGCACTCCCAGGCTGGGGTTTAGGGGCCCAAGCCTGCTCCCTGGTTCCTGTCCTGGTCCTCCTCCTGGGCCCTGCACATCCTCGGTAGGGTAGCCCTCCTGACAGTTCTGAGAGTGTTTTTGTGCTGGGGCTGTGCCATTTGCCAAGGGAGATG harbors:
- the UBL4B gene encoding ubiquitin-like protein 4B, with amino-acid sequence MVSLMLLTVNLLLGQRCSLKVSGQESVATLKKLVSKRLQVPEEQQHLLFHGQLLEDDKCLSDYCIRPSASVNVIMRSVEKMALKEAHQAQAQPLWHQLGLVLTKHFEPQDAKAVLQLLRQEHEERLQKISLEDLEQLAQYLLAEEQHVKPAGERELEAQGQPQSSCNVEEEEEEEEEEEEEEEEAAAAAAAAAADQ